The Sminthopsis crassicaudata isolate SCR6 chromosome 5, ASM4859323v1, whole genome shotgun sequence genome contains the following window.
GAACCTAGTGTCATTCACATGCATGAAGTAACAATTGACATTTGCTCCATGGGAGAGAAGCAATCTGACAATTTCATGATTGCCAGCTCTCACTGCCACAAGCAGACAGTTCAGGGGATCTTGGTTTGGATCTGCACCTGCAGCCAATAGAACCTCTGTACAGAGAATGTCATTATTGGAAACAGCAAAATACAGAGCAGTCTTCCGTCCATCATCGTAGTTCTCAGAAATGTGATCAGCCAGGGGAGTATTGACATCAAAATCATTTTCAATGAGTAATTCTAGACACTGCACATTTTGGCCTTCAGCTGCTGAATGAATGGGAGTTAACCCACTTTTCTGTATCGCATTTTTGGATGTTACTGGGATAAGATATTTCAGAGCCCTGGAAAAGAGTGTCAGATGTCCATGctatatagatgaaaaaaaaaaatcaaaattcataaaatcttatttttccttctaaacatattttgatataaaatttttaaccCTATGTACACAGTCTTCCTAATAACTCCTAAATTTCcatgctttatttttgtttctgattcTAGTTTCCTTAGAGGCTCTTCAGAGTTTCtttgaataaattttatttaaaagaagcaGCTCAGTACAGGCTTTGGAGACAGTGGCCTTTGAGGACTTGACTTCATGTCCTTCCTCTTATATAAGTTAGCTGTGTaaccatgagcaaatcatttaatctcaccATTGCTCACTCAGGTGTTaagtttataaatgagaaaaagttGCTGAGTAGAATGAATAGAAAAACGTTGTACTCGAAGGTATTCCCCACCTCAAAGAAGATAGAGGTCCAAATTTCTAAGCTGAACAATGTTCGCATGTAGGCAAGTAagacattctttaaaattataaataaaaaagtcagGTTTAGTTACTATATAGcactcttaaaatttttattttgttacataaaCAAGATGAGAAAtctctgtaaaataatataatgGATATGCATTTCctatatgtgtttgtgtgcttTGACCTGAAAGAGAAGACTCTACTATTTTATTGGATTGTCAATCAAACTAAACAAGATCCCTAATCACACCATTTCTAGAGCAGGTGATAAATGGTTGTGAACTTTTCACACTTGACTGCTCAGCTAGATCATGTATGAATGACATAATTagagataatttgatttcttatgGCATCAAATTCAGAGCTATCATGTGTGAATTTATGGACACTGGGATTAAATCCAAGTAAAAGCAAACAGTGTCTCATTCAATCTCATTCATGTAGCACTGTGAATTTAACCCTCAAATTTCAATGGTATGGACATGTCCCTGGGGTTTTGAAGCCTTTATCAGCAAAGCATAAACTCTTGTCAGGCTTTACCAAGATAGAAAGGTTTCAAGTATGAGGCTAATGATCTGACCTCTGATTGGTTTAGCTAGCTTTGGCAAAGTTGTAATCTAGCTGATCATAGGATGATTAGTTTTTTAGCCATTGAAACTTAGAAAAACTGTTTGTTAAGGCATGGAGGACTTACAATGTTTTAATAGAGACAGTTCCATTGCTGATGAAATACCATTTCTCTGAAGTTCTACAGTATATTGTGAGCAATCTATAGCTAAGTGACTTTACTAACTTGAATTCTGAGTCTGAGAAATATTCAATAATCATTACATATTGCAAATACTATTACAAATACTAGTTACTATTGTAAATactagtttttttgtttattatagaGGTTAATGACACACTAAATAACAGAATTCCTCTATACATACTATGTATAATTAAGTCTATAAATAATGGAATATTTCAACCTATCCTTATCTAATACCTATTAGTTCTAGTGTGAATTAACCAATATGCTATTAAAATATCCCtttgaaaaattaatacaaggcaCTGTGGTGAAGCTTTGTATAATGGAGTTAGAAGATATGGGTCCAAActttttctagatctatgatgATCCTTTGTAGTGAAAGCCATCTTTAAAACTTTGAGCCTGCATgcaaaaatttcagaaaaggtaCTTTTAGCTTTTCACTAATTATggaataattatggaaataattaTGGAAAAATAAGAGGGTCTTGAGGAAAGAACCAAGCTGACTTCTGAACATGTCCTCTGGGCCCTACTTACAAGTAATGTCCTTCATAGGCAGCTCGATGAATAGGAAGGTGTCCTGATCTGTTAGGCACATTTCCACTTCCTCCATATTCcaataaaagagaaatacagTCAGGATTCCCTCCTCCTGCTGCCTCAAACAGAACAGATGCCCCATCATCCGCCAAAGCAAAAACATCACCGCCTAGGATGAGACATTTATCATAAGGATAGCCATATACAGTTGGTGAAATTGTCCCCTTAAAAATtgcctattttcatttttccttatttagtagatgttaattttaaaagaaagggtaacagcaacaacaacaaaaccagaaTAGATCTTAGAAACACTAAAGCATAGTGGTGTAACATATGATGTCAGGAATAACCTTAGAAGTAAGTTTGTCAATTCTCCTACTCCCTTTTTCAGAATTGTGTTGAAATATATCACATTATGCCAGAAGTATCAATCTTTTCAACGTGTATTTTCTTTCAGTTGATTTGGACTGAGACTTTTCTCTGTCTGGACATTCATTATGACTCATCCATTCCTCCCATGCATTCACCAGAAAGTGTCCCCAATGTCCCATAATAAATGGAAAATCTcaaccattcattcatttatctaataATAACTTCAGACTATTTATTTAGAAGGCATTGTTATGTGCCAATAACAGATAGCTTTTACTGCTCTAGTTTCTTCCCATGTACCTTTATGGATGAGATGTTCTAACACGTCACAATGACCATATTCAGCAGCAACTCCCAAAGGTGTTATTCCAAAGCCATCCCGCAGGTGCACATTTCCTCCATTCTTTAGaagcagagcaataatatcctTGCGGCCCTGTTTGGCCGCCTCGTGCATTGCTGACCATCTTTTGATACATGGCAGGTCAAGTATAGTGTTATGTTTAATGAGAAGAGACACCATGTCATAGGAACCCTTTTTTATAgcttaaaaacataaaaagaattcAGATAAAATTCAACCAAtcactaatattttttattttatatactaaaagttacaatcaaaagaaaagatgaatgatCACTTGTTAGGGATGTTTTAAAGGGATCATTTGTCAAATATGAAATGAACTCTCTGGCCTCTAATTTTCCTTACACATTTTGTGATCAACTACCCAAAGGTGGATGTTAAGCTTTTACTTCAAAGATGATTAAATTTTTCATATCATGTCAATGCAGCCCAATGACTTTAGACGTATAAAGGAAACTTCAAGATTTCTACATGAAcatattcttttcctcatttaatGATGTGCTAGGATTTTATGGCTTtgttttgtaaaacaaaatatattctgaATAAAATCACTCCATATTGAGTAAGATTATAATTTTAGGCTTTGATAAACATGCTAGAATTTTAAAATCCCAATGACTACTGATACAATGGAGGCACCTAGCAAgaaaatttgttgttcagttgttttttaatcatgtccaactctttgtgaccacatttgagattttcttggcaaagatattgtggtttgccatttccttcttaagcttattttatagataaggaaactggggtaaGTGATTTACATAAGATTACCCAGCTTattaatgtctgaggctagattttaactcagaaagatgagtcttcctgacccaaggcccagcattctatccattgtgccacctgtCTTTCCTTTAAGAGAAAATCCACTTATCTCAAGCTGCTTCCTTTGCTCAAACACTTAGGGATCTCCTGTTATGGAACTTACTTCAAAATATATCTGTAATACACCTATATTAGATAAGAAGAGTGCTCTTTGTTAGCATTTCTGACAAATTATATCCCAAGAGGGAGAAATGACCCTCAGGTTATATAACACAAGTATTAGCAATTTGTGATTTGAAACTGATCTCCAGAGTTCTGCAAAGAACACTGAGTGCATCATTTGAGTGCTATGGAGTAAAGGTTGGGACTGGCTTATGTTTGAACATATAAATACATCTCATGGTAGCTTCAGGGTTTCCAGGTCCTTAATCTTAGTGTGTGACTTCTGTGACTTTCTGAGGCTTAAAATGGTGAAGTTTTCTTTCCAGGGAATGAATGTTATGTTTGTTGTCTTACTGCTTCCAATCTCTATTCCTTCTAATCCATCCTTCAGTACATCATTCTCCCTGCTCAGAAAACCTCtacatcttgtttgtatatacttgtttgcatattatctcccccAATAGATTGCAAGCTCCATGAGAGtaggggctgtcttttgcctttctcatAGCCTTAGCTCTTAGCACAATCCTTGCCAAgtagtagacatttaatatatgtttactgATTGACGATTGTCTTTACTATAAATTATTAACTCCTCTAGCATTTAAGACCTTCTGCAACTATCTTTCCAGCCAAGTTCtatatttcattcattctacATTCCAATCAAACTATACCACTAGCTGTGTTATCCAATCTTGTCCTGACCCTTTCTGCCTCTGTACTTTTTACATAGATTATATCTGGTGTCTAGAAcactttgtttccttccttatctgtacCAGTTGAAATCTTCTTTCTTCAAAGAAACTACAACAGCCCCTTCTGAAATTTCCCCTGATCCTTTTAACCTAAAATGATTTCTCCCTATTCATTTTCTTATGATACTTTTTCAGAATCTCTGCCCTTAACCTTTTTAAGAAGACAGTTTATCTCTCCCCATTCTATTAGAACCTTCATTGGGCAAGGACTGTGCCATTTTTCATCCTTGCTTCCCAGTGCCTAACTGTggctgtgtgtttgtgtgtatgtttgtacatgcaatatatatatgtgtgtgtgtgtgtgtgtatacatatatatatacatatatatatatatataacttttatatatttttaaaaaagcaaatgatttgAAATGGAGATTTTCTGGTGTCTGTATGGATTTGCTCTTTTTTTggtgtttaagttcagaataagataatttaagaatatctgaggaaagaaaaaatagttttagcTGGGAAGCTTGGTGAAGGTTTCATGAAGGAAGTATTTGTCACCTAAGTATCttagatttttaagaaaaataaagaatcagaaaaacagaaatatggaAGGATTATATTTCACAAAAGTAGCTAAGATAGTATGGTATGGGATTGGTGACATGAGTTCAAAAAAGAGCTAATTATACAGTTTAACTGGAATATAGTTTACATGAGGGGGCATCATGTGAAATAAGATTAATAAAAGTAGGCTAGAGTCAGATTTTCGCCAGACTAAtgcatttgtattttatcttggaGACGACAGGAAACCTATGAAAGTTTATGAACAGGATCAGATGACAGGGTTCTATGTGTATTTTGGGGAAATTACTTAGGCAGCTGTGTGAAAAGGCAGTTTGTAAAGAGGGTGGAAACTACAAGTAATAGGGAGACCAGTTAGGAATTTATTTCAATAGTCTAGGTAAGTGCCGATTAAGGTGAAGACAATTCAAGTGAGAGATGTGAGGATGGAATTGACAGGACTTGGTAACTGACTGGAACTacctggggaaagggaagggttGAAAAATCAGGTTATGAAGCTGGGTGATGGAAAGAATTAACAAAAGAGGAGAACATGTCTGAAGGGGAAGATGAAGATTTCCAAGACTGTTAAGTTTGAAACTCCATCAGCACACTCAGATCAACAGGCAGTTATGGGACTAAAactggggaagagaggaagagtagATCTGTAAGGTGTAATAGGGATAGTGAGGTCCATGGGAAGAAACAGATAAGGTCTTCAAGAGAAGAGAGTTAAGGACTTAACCTGGAGAGATCCTCATGTTAGGGCATAGAAAGTGGATGACAAACAAGTAGAATGCCAGAAAGGAGTTTTTGGTAGAGACAAGAAGGAGGGAGATTAAAGAGAGAATATGTTAGGAAGGAAGAGACAATATCCTACAAGAGGGGATGGTCAACAAGGTCAAAAGAGTGATCAAGGAGGATTCAGATGGtgaaaagatcattggatttagGCACTGAGAGCTCAAGGAATAAATTTGGGTAGAATGGTAGGAAGACACTAATGATGAGTGTgtgatgaggaaatggaggcaatgaGAATACCCAACTCATCCTGAAAACTCAGTAgtgaaagggaggggaaagaagttGATAGTTAAAGGGGGGGAATGTCAGGGTCAGGTCCAGTTTTTTTTAAGGGTAAGAGAGGTCTGGAATGTTTTAGGTATTAATGAAGAAACAAGAAGATTAGAAAACATTGCAGATGAGAGGACGAATTATTGATAGTACAAGCTCCTAAGAACTTGTAATAAATGTCAAGGAACGAATTTGAATTCCAGCTTTTCTTTACTCTAAGTTAGGCATTCTTATTTATGATGCCACTGTCATGTTCACATATAATATCATGAAGGACTGACTACTGAGCCCTTATGACTCTACCCAGAGTCCCATTTGTTAGAGCTTGGATAGTTGTTTGCTGTATGATTGTGACATTGTATAATGAAGATGCTTTGGGGGGACTTTTTTGTAACCAGTTCTAGTAATGCTATCACTTGGTGAGGAAGAGCCATTTTAACTGGCTAAAGGGTGCATTGAAACTATTTAAACTTCTTAGTCTCTTGTTTTGGTTCCATGGAGCTAGAAAGGGCCCCAGAGCTCATCTAgtttaatccctttattttatagatgaaaaaaactgagacctggagaccttgcccaaagtcacagagctaggatttgaaccccagTCACTATCCAGGACTCTTTTTAGAGAACTGCTGTCAGTAATGCCTTGTAATGTGAATCCTACATGTAAGACTTCTTAGAGAAGCAATTAATTGAGGAGAGCATTCATCATTTGCATCAGAATCTGTCTTTTCTAGATTTGTGGTAAATAATGGAGACATTTATCAAGCATCCCTGAGAAAGTTGCTGGAAATGCATATAGTTTTATGTAATTCATGCATGGGAGTAGCAATTTAGGAAAGTTTAATAAGTGTGGAAGACAATGTAAACttcaggaaaatataaatttctttcatttggatAATGTAGCAAGTTTAAAAAGTTTCCTTCCTCTGTCCTCTTAAGTTAAataaactcaggtcctttgaccttttatcattttaaaccTTTAATGATTTTAGTTGCTCTCCCTTGGCCTCCCTCCAAACTCTCCATATCACTCTTCAGTGGCAGGTCCTAAACTTAGTTACACTGAGTTCCTGCCAGTAGCATGTGCATCTTAGGAGCTCAAGCAGTTGTTGATAAGGCTGGCTTTAGAATCTGGGAAATGATTTGAAGGGGTTATTCTTACAAGGGCTAACACTTTTGCAACTACCCTTACAAATGGATAAAAATTTTATCCTgcactgaaaaataatttagtttttcATCCTCCTCTCAGCAAAGAAACAATCCTGAATCCCACAAACATacctaaaataaacattttttaaatctcattatGTCCACTTAGCCTTCCAACTTAGGCTACCAAAAACTTCTTGGTATCTGTCCATGATC
Protein-coding sequences here:
- the ASB15 gene encoding ankyrin repeat and SOCS box protein 15 isoform X4, which produces MHEAAKQGRKDIIALLLKNGGNVHLRDGFGITPLGVAAEYGHCDVLEHLIHKGGDVFALADDGASVLFEAAGGGNPDCISLLLEYGGSGNVPNRSGHLPIHRAAYEGHYLALKYLIPVTSKNAIQKSGLTPIHSAAEGQNVQCLELLIENDFDVNTPLADHISENYDDGRKTALYFAVSNNDILCTEVLLAAGADPNQDPLNCLLVAVRAGNHEIVRLLLSHGANVNCYFMHVNDTRFPSAIQYALNDEVMLRLLLNNGFQVEMCFDCMHGDIFGNSFVWSEIEEDVLPGWTSCVIKDNPFCEFITVPWMKHLVGRVMRILIDYMDYVPLCDKLKSTLEVQKEWPEIRQILENPCSLKHLCRLRIRRLMGLKRLCKPEIVKNLPLPTILREYILFKEYDLYGQELGLS
- the ASB15 gene encoding ankyrin repeat and SOCS box protein 15 isoform X3; protein product: MEENGDTDEDHLTDYEIQLSIQESIEANKKESYPERFVPVSAQNRKLVEAIKSGQILELQDYVKHKYALDEADNNGWFPLHEAAVQPIRQILEIVLDAIKKGSYDMVSLLIKHNTILDLPCIKRWSAMHEAAKQGRKDIIALLLKNGGNVHLRDGFGITPLGVAAEYGHCDVLEHLIHKGGDVFALADDGASVLFEAAGGGNPDCISLLLEYGGSGNVPNRSGHLPIHRAAYEGHYLALKYLIPVTSKNAIQKSGLTPIHSAAEGQNVQCLELLIENDFDVNTPLADHISENYDDGRKTALYFAVSNNDILCTEVLLAAGADPNQDPLNCLLVAVRAGNHEIVRLLLSHGANVNCYFMHVNDTRFPSAIQYALNDEVMLRLLLNNGFQVEMCFDCMHGDIFGNSFVWSEIEEDVLPGWTSCVIKDNPFCEFITVPWMKHLVGRVMRILIDYMDYVPLCDKLKSTLEVQKEWPEIRQILENPCSLKHLCRLRIRRLMGLKRLCKPEIVKNLPLPTILREYILFKEYDLYGQELGLS